In Archangium violaceum, the following are encoded in one genomic region:
- a CDS encoding M13 family metallopeptidase, whose amino-acid sequence MKVPLLTACLLTTLLGGVATSVLACGATAGNAFVAARASKPRTDDIGLDWSGMDRSVAPGDDFYAHANGGWLRDTPLPVNRASYGMHHVLQELSTERTRLIIEDAAKLRGSKLGDFYASFMDETTLQAKGLAPVEPWMRAISGATTREELAVEMAKLVRHDIGGLFVPNVGQDDKEPDAYIASLRQSGLGLPDRDLYLMDDARLASIRTAYQAYLAKMLTLAGERDADARAVAVFAFEKALAEAHWTRADTRDAEKTYNKWSLADFEEKAPGFPWRDYFTALEIQHQPAYIAMQPSAFIGEARVYASTPLPVLKDYLTLRMLSSYARYLSKPFEEARFAFYGTALAGTPEQQPRARRAVMLVGNCMGDAVGREYVARYFPPRARAEVETMVQNVIAAMGDRLERLDWMAPETKSKARAKLAHVRVKIGYPNTWRDYTALEIKPDDLVGNVARANAFEYQRIIGRLGRPVDRDEWLSPVTAANAFANMTANELILPAAILQPPFFDPNADPAVNYGGIGTTIGHELSHLFDDQGRKFDASGRLTDWWTPQDAKRFTALTDKLVAQYDAYEPIPGQRIQGALTLGENIADLAGLAVAYDAYHRALRDEPAPELDDTTGDQRFFLGYAQGWRIKYREPALRSQLLSDAHAPGRERVWTVRNLDAWYAAYKVEPDQKLYLAPDARVRIW is encoded by the coding sequence ATGAAGGTCCCTTTGCTCACGGCGTGCCTGCTGACCACCCTCCTTGGAGGAGTTGCCACCTCCGTGCTCGCGTGTGGCGCGACGGCAGGCAACGCCTTCGTCGCCGCTCGAGCATCGAAGCCGCGGACAGACGACATCGGGCTCGATTGGTCAGGCATGGACAGGAGCGTGGCTCCAGGCGACGACTTCTACGCTCATGCCAACGGCGGCTGGCTGAGGGACACGCCGCTCCCAGTGAATCGCGCCTCCTACGGCATGCACCATGTGCTCCAGGAGCTGTCGACCGAGCGTACCCGCCTGATCATCGAGGATGCCGCGAAGCTTCGAGGGTCCAAGCTGGGCGACTTCTACGCGAGCTTCATGGACGAAACCACACTCCAGGCGAAAGGCCTCGCGCCGGTCGAGCCGTGGATGAGGGCGATCTCGGGCGCCACCACCCGCGAGGAGCTCGCGGTCGAGATGGCGAAGCTCGTGCGCCATGACATCGGCGGCCTCTTCGTACCCAACGTCGGACAGGACGACAAGGAGCCTGATGCCTATATCGCGAGCCTGCGCCAGTCGGGACTGGGGCTGCCAGACCGCGATCTGTACCTCATGGACGACGCGCGGCTCGCGTCGATCCGGACCGCCTATCAAGCCTATCTGGCGAAGATGCTGACACTCGCGGGGGAGCGTGATGCGGACGCCCGCGCGGTGGCCGTGTTCGCGTTCGAGAAAGCACTCGCGGAGGCTCACTGGACGCGCGCGGACACGCGCGACGCGGAGAAGACCTACAACAAATGGTCGCTTGCCGATTTCGAGGAGAAGGCGCCAGGCTTCCCATGGCGCGACTATTTCACCGCGCTGGAGATCCAGCACCAGCCAGCCTACATCGCGATGCAGCCGAGCGCCTTCATCGGCGAGGCGCGGGTCTACGCCAGCACGCCGCTGCCCGTGCTCAAGGATTATCTGACGCTCAGGATGCTGAGCAGCTACGCGCGTTATCTCTCCAAGCCCTTCGAGGAGGCGCGCTTCGCCTTCTACGGCACGGCACTCGCCGGAACGCCCGAACAGCAGCCTCGCGCCAGGCGCGCCGTGATGCTCGTCGGCAACTGCATGGGCGACGCCGTGGGCAGGGAATACGTCGCGCGCTACTTCCCACCGCGAGCCAGGGCCGAGGTCGAGACGATGGTCCAGAACGTGATCGCCGCGATGGGTGACCGGTTGGAGCGGCTCGACTGGATGGCGCCGGAGACGAAATCGAAGGCGCGCGCCAAACTCGCCCATGTCCGGGTGAAGATCGGGTATCCGAACACCTGGCGTGATTACACCGCGCTCGAGATCAAACCAGACGACTTGGTCGGCAACGTGGCGCGCGCCAACGCCTTCGAATACCAGCGAATCATCGGCCGCCTCGGCCGGCCGGTCGATCGCGACGAGTGGCTGTCACCGGTAACGGCGGCGAACGCCTTCGCCAACATGACCGCGAACGAGCTGATCCTTCCCGCCGCCATCCTGCAGCCGCCCTTTTTCGACCCGAACGCCGATCCGGCCGTCAATTACGGCGGCATTGGCACCACGATTGGCCATGAGCTCAGTCACCTGTTCGACGACCAGGGTCGCAAGTTCGACGCTTCGGGTCGGCTCACCGACTGGTGGACGCCACAGGACGCCAAGCGATTCACCGCGCTCACCGACAAGCTGGTCGCACAATATGACGCCTATGAACCAATCCCCGGACAGCGGATCCAGGGCGCGCTGACGCTGGGCGAGAACATCGCCGATCTGGCCGGGCTCGCGGTGGCGTATGATGCCTATCATCGAGCGCTCCGGGACGAGCCCGCCCCGGAGCTCGATGACACCACCGGCGACCAGCGCTTCTTCCTGGGCTATGCCCAGGGCTGGCGAATCAAGTATCGCGAGCCCGCGCTCCGGTCGCAGCTTCTCTCGGATGCGCACGCTCCGGGGCGCGAGCGAGTATGGACCGTCCGCAACCTCGATGCCTGGTATGCCGCGTACAAGGTAGAGCCGGATCAGAAGCTCTATCTTGCACCCGATGCCCGCGTCCGCATCTGGTAG